One Campylobacter sputorum genomic window, TTTTATGGGTATAAACGATAAATTTGCATTATCACAAGCCGAGAATATAATGCAAGATATGATAAAAGAAAAACTTATGAAAAATGGTGTTTATATGAGATTACCACAAACTATTTATATAGATAGTAGAGCTAAATTTGAAGGTGAATGCACTTTAGAAGAAAATGTAAGCATCATAGGAAAAAGTGTCATAAAAAATAGTATTATAAAAAGTTCATCGGTTATAGAAGATAGCATTGTTCAAAGCTCTGACATAGGACCTATGGCTCATCTTAGACCTGGAAATGATGTTAAAAATACACACATTGGAAATTTTGTAGAACTGAAAAAATCAAATTTAAATGGAGTTAAAGCAGGGCATTTAAGCTATCTTGGAGATTGCGATATAGATAGCGGCACAAATGTAGGGTGTGGAACTATAACTTGTAATTATGATGGCAAGGCAAAATATAAGACTAGCATAGGCAAAAATGTATTTATTGGAAGTGATACACAGCTTGTTGCGCCAGTTAGCGTAGAAGATAATGTTTTAATAGCTGCTGGCTCAACTGTAACTCAAAATGTAAAAAGTGGATGTCTTGTTATAAGCAGAGGAAGGCAGATAAATAAAGAAGGATTTTTTTATAAATTTTTTGGAAAAAAAGATGCTAAAAAATAAAAAAATACTACTTTGTGTTTGTGGTAGTGTTAGTTTTTATAAGTCTTATGAAATTTTATCTGCATTAAAAAAACTTGGGGCTGATGTTTATATAATGCTTAGTGATGGGGTTTTGAAGTTTGCAAATAGTGTTAGCTTTGAAGCACTTTGCAATCATAAAGTGCTTTGTTCTCATAGCCAGAATTGGGCTGATGGGCTTAGTCATATACAATATGCAAAAATGGATCTTGTTTTGATAGCCCCTGCTAGTGCAAATACTATAAATCGTCTTGCTAATGGCATAGGCGGATCTGTTTTTATGGATACATTAATCGCAGCAAGTAGCGTAAAAACAATAATAGCTCCTGCTGCAAACAATGCAATGCTAGAGCATTTTTCTACTAAAAAAAGTTTAGAAATTTTAAAAGAAAATGGCATTAAGATAATTGAGCCTGTTTGTAAAACGCTAGCTTGTGGAGATTATGGAAAAGGTGCATTGGCTGATATTGAGGATATAATTTATGCTGTAAAAAGAGCAATATTTGAAGATGAGTTTTTTAAAGATAAAAAAGTTGTTATAACAGGCGGCGCTACATATGAAAATATAGACGATGTTAGAGCTATTACAAATTTTTCAAGCGGAAAAATGTCAAAAGCTTTAAGCGATGCGTTTTATACGCTTGGCGCGAATGTTCATTTTATTAGTAGTGCTGGTTTTAAAGTGCCTTATAAATTTACTAAATTTAAAAATTCTTTTGAGTTAAAAACTATTTTAGATAGAGAAAATTTGCAAGATAAAGATATTTTGGTAATGGCTGCTGCTATTAGTGATTATGTGCCAAAACAAAAATTTAGTGGTAAGGTAAAAAAAGATGTTTTTGGAGATAAATTTAGTTTAGAGCTGATTAAAAATGATGATATTTTGTCAAATTTAAAAGTTTCTTGCAAAAAAATAGGTTTTAAAATGGAAGTAGATGAAAAAACTGCCAAACAAAATGCAAAAGATATGCTAAAAAATAAAAACTTAGACGCGGTTTGCTTGAATATTTTAAATGATAATGTAAAATTTGGCTCAGATTCTACACAAATTGAGTTTATAACACCCACAAATTCTACGCTTTTAAATTACGATACTAAAGAAAATATAGCTTTAAAAATTGCAAATTTGGTTAAAAATTTATGAGTTCTATAATCCTTAATAATTCACTACCATTAAATATAAAAGTATTAGAAAAAACCTCATATAATCGCTATTTGCTTAGATTTGGAAACAAAACATTAAGCACAAAAAGTATGAAAAATCTTAATGTTGGTGGTGAGTATTGGGGCGAGATTTCTCAAAATGGAAATTTAATATCAGTTAGTAACTTAATTGAAAAACCAAATATAGGCTATTTACTTGAAAACGGATCAGAGATTATAGAAAAAATAATTTATGAAAAAAGTTTAAATTCTTTTTATGAACTTTGCATAAATATGCTAATTAGTTCTAAAGATAAATCCCATTTTGATTTGTGGAGCGATATTTTTATGGCACTTAGTGAAAATATCATTCATATACCATTTGTTTATGAAGGTTATCCGCAACTTTTTCAGCTTAAAAAAAGTGGAAATGTAATGCAAATTTATCTTATATTTTTAAATTACGCACCACTTTTGTTTTTATATCAAAAACAAAAATTAATTAGCATAAAAACGCCATATTCTACCGTGGCTTCTTTACTCAAAAGTTTTTTTGATGTAGAGATAAAAATAGATTCAAATTTTAATATGCTTTGGAAAAAGAGCATAAATTTTGTTGATTTTAAAGGTTAAATTTATTGAATACACTTAAGCATTTAGCAATAATAATGGATGGAAATGGGAGATGGGCAAAACAGCGTTCTCTTATGAGAATAAATGGGCACGAAAAGGGTGCTGAGGTTGTGGATGATATAGCGACTTATTGTGCTAAAAATGGCATACAAACTCTTAGTCTTTATGCATTTAGCACAGAAAATTGGAAAAGACCTAAAAATGAAGTAGATTTTCTTATGAAACTGCTTAAAAAATTTATTATAAAGCAGCGAGAAAAACTAATCAAAAATGATATTAAATTTGATACTATAGGCGATATATCGGTTTTTGATAGTGATTTATTAAATGAAATTTTAAATTTAAAAGAATTAACAAAAAAAGGTGCAAGTTTAAATTTAGTTTTAGCATTAAATTATGGCGGTAGAGACGAGATAGTTAGGGCTTGTAAAAAACTAGTTTTAGCAAATGATGAAATAAATGAAGAAAATATTTCAAAAAGTATAGATAGTGCAAGTTATGGCGATGTTGATTTGCTTATAAGAACAGGTGGAGAAATAAGATTATCAAATTTTATGCTTTGGGAAGCTAGCTATGCAGAGCTTGAATTTACAGATACATTTTGGCCCGATTTTAATTCAAAAGAGCTTGATATTATAATTAAGAAATTTGAGAAAAAACATAGAAGGTTTGGTGGATTATAGTGATTTGGGTATTATTTTTCATATTTGGGGCTGTAATTGGTTCATTTGGAAATGTTTTGATTTATAGAATTCCATTAAAACAAAGCGTTGTTTTTCCAGCTTCGCATTGCCTAAAATGCAATAAAAAGCTTAAATTTTATCACAATATACCCATAATTTCTTGGATATTTTTACGTGGCAAATGTGCATTTTGTAAAAATAAGATTAGTTTTGTTTATCCTTTAGTTGAGTTTGTTAGTGGAATTTTGATGGTTTTAGCATATTTTTATGTTTATGAAATTTTTAACTCTTTTATGCTTGGAGTTTGTTTTATAATACTTTTTTGTCTTAGCATTATTGACTTTAAGATAAAAATGGTTCCTGAAAATTTGCTGCTTTTTGCTTATGTTTTTGCTATTTTATCAAATTATGACAGAGATTTGATTGCGTATCATTTAATAAATTTAAATTTATACGGGACTTTTTTTGTTGATTCTTTGATATTAGCAGGTGCGATTATAATTATAAAAACTATTGTTAGTGTTATAAAAAACAGAGGCAAAATTTATGATAATATAGAAGTTATGGGAGATGCCGATACTATCATAATTGCTATTATTGGAGCGATTTTAGGCATAAAAATGGGAATAATTGCTATTATTTTGGCTTGTATTTTTATGCTGCCTTTTTTTATGTATTTTATTTTAGTCAAAAAACAAAGCGATATAGAGCTTGCGATGATACCATTTTTATTTTTAGGTTTAATTTTTACATATATTTTTAAAAGTGAAATTATAAATTTAATTTCGTTATATTATAATTATATTCAAAATTTATGATTTGGTTATGGTATGAACAGAGTAAATAGGTATCTTTTAACTAATTTTTTAAGTAGTTTTGCTTCGCTTTTCGCAACACTTTTTATAATAGTTTCCATTGTATTTTTTATACAAATTTCAAGAATAACATCTTATGTAAGCATAACATTTTTTGAACTAGCTAGACTTTATATGTTTTTGCTTCCACAAATTTTACTTTTTACTATCCCAATAAGTTTTTTTGTATCATTAGCCATAAGTTTTTTTAAACTTTCAAAAGAAAATGAGAGTATAGTTATTTTTACATTAGGATATCCAACTAGACAAATAGGAAAGTTTTTTGCCATATTATCTACTTTTGTAAGCATCCTTTTGCTTGGAACTTCTCTTATAATGATACCAATTGCCGAGGAGTTAAGCGATAATTTTATTGGACACAAGCTAAATGATGCACAGCTTAATATCAAAGCTTCACAATTTGGTCAAAAATTTTCTGATTGGATGGTATATATAGAAAACCAATCAATGGATCAAAATACAACCGTGTATGAAAATTTGATACTATATAATCCAAAAAACAGTGATAGTAACGATAGGGTTTTAATGGCAAAAACAGGTTACATAAATAACTTTAATGGCACAATAGAGCTAAAATTAATAGATGGATATAGTTATGATATAGCATCTAATGTCATACATGCTACAAAATTTGATAATATGATTATAAGAAGTAAGCAAAAAGATAATTCAAAAGAAATTGTTAGTATAGTTGATTATTGGAAACAAGCACTAAACGATGATAAGCGAAAAAAAGATTTTACGATAAATGTATTAGTTTCTATTTTTCCACTTGCAAGTGTGTATTTTGCACTTACTTTTGGAATAGTAACTTATAGATATGAAAAAGGATTTATATATTTTGGTATATTTGGTGTCTTGTTTTGTTATTTTGCTGCTTTAATGATACTTGTAAAACAACCATTTATAGCTATTCCTCTTATTTTTATAGTTACACTTCTTGCGTCTATTTTTTCTTTTAAAATTAAAATTTTAAGTAGATATTAAGGATATGAAGTTTCTTTTTATTTATAGTTATGATGGAAGTGAGTTTTGTGGTTCGCAACGCCAACCTCATAAAAATAGCGTAGAAAACTACTTGCAAGAAGCACTTTGCCATGTTGGAATTTTTGATAAAGTGGTTTCAAGTTCTAGAACAGATAAAGGCGTTCATGCTTTAAATCAATGCTCGGCTGTGTCTTGCAAAAATGATTATTTTAATGATAAAAAAAGACTTTGTGAGCTTATAAATCGCCATTTACATCCAAAAATGCATATAAAAAAAATTATTCTTGTAGATGATAATTTCAATGTTCGTTTTGATGCTATTGCTAGGAGTTATAGATATGTGATAAATCATAGTGAATTTAGCCCTTTTTTATCAAAATATTGCCATTTTATGCCTAAATTTGATATAGAAAAACTAAATGATATTTTGCAAGTTTTTGTTGGAGAGCATGATTTTAAAAACTATATGAAAACAGGAAGTGATGCGAAATCAAGCGTAAGAACTGTGTATTTTGCAAGAGTTTTTAGAAAAGATAATTTAAGCATTATTACATTTAAAGCAAATGGATTTTTACGCTCACAAATAAGACTTATGCTATCAAATTCTTTTAAAGCTTTAAATGATGGTAAAATAATTGAAAATAGTTATAAATTACAAGCTTATACCAGAATCCCGTTTTCGCCAAATGGACTTTATCTAAATAAAATTTTTTATAATAATTTTTTAAATAAATCTTTTTTTACCGATATAGATATAAATTAATTTATAGGAGATAAAATGATAAATTCTAATTTTTCAAATTTACCAAATAATAATGCAAATTTGCCAAAAATTTACCCATCTTTGCAAAATTTTAGCGAGTCTCTTGTAAAATATGGAGAAAATCAAACAAAACTTTATGAAACTAAATTTAAAAATGATGGAAGTATATCGATTGAAGAATTAAAAAAAGAGATAAATAAAGAGTTTCCAAAATATCAATTTACATCTAGCGATCCAAGCGACCCGATAAATGGGCAACATCTTTTATATATTGATGATAAAAATTTACAAAAAATGGCAAATGATTCAGATTATAGAGCAAAAATTTTTGGACTTATGAAAAGAGAGTATAGTTCACTTGATACAAATCACAAGATAAAAATGGGCTCAAATATAGTAAGTTCAAGCACTACTGGATCAGTTTTTTCTCTAAGTGATAAAAATGAAAATATTGGCGGAGTTCCGTATAAAGGAATGGGTATAAGTTCTCCAACTTTTGATAACTCTATATCTGTTAAAAAGCGTAGTAATTCTTTTGGATATACTAATGATTGGTTTGAAGAACTTTTAAAGAAAATACAGGAAAAAAAGAGAAGAGCAAAAGCGTTTAGAAGTTAAAAAACAAAGAGATGAGTTTTTGAATATTAAAATTTAATTATCAAAGTAAAAATTTATAATTTTGGATTTAATATGATTTTTATTTAATTTTTACAAATCTAAAATTTTATATCTTTATATTTATAATTATTAAAACTATATGTATTATTTTCTTTTGGTTTTTGCATAAAAATTTGATAAGGCAGATAAATAAACACAAAATATAAGCATATAAAAGGGAATAAAACACCGCATACAAATGGATGTAAAATATTTTGAAACATTTTTTATCCTTAAATCAAATTTTATATTAAATTGATAAATTTTTTAAATTCATCGCCTCTTTGTGCGTATGAACTAAACTGATCTAAACTAGCGCAAGCTGGACTTAGCAGACCAACTTCATTTTCTTTTTTCATATTTTTAGATATCTCATTTACAGCTATATCTAAAAATTCACACTTAAAAGCTTTTAAGTTAAATTTAGCTGATAAATCCATAATTTTATTTGTATTTGAGCCTATGGCATAAATTACAGCATTTTGTTTACTTAAAATTTCAAAAATTTTACTTAAATCCACACCTTTGTCATCACCACCAATTATAGCGTGAATTTTAAATTCATTGTATCGTTTAAAAGCCTGCAAGGCTGCGTCGATATTTGTGGCTTTTGTATCATTTACCCAAAGTCTGCCAAACTTATCGTAAATTTCTTCTAGTTTATTTGGTTCTATTATAAAATTATTTAAAAACTCAAAATCTGCTTTGTCAAAAAATATTTTTTCTATACAAAGTGCCATCAAAGCATCCATTAAAAATGGTGTTTTAAATATTAAATTTTTACTTTCTACCCCACAAATTTTCTCTAAATCTTTTTCATCTTCGTAGTATAAAATTTGTGCCAAACTTTCAATACCTTTGTATTTTTTAGGTAAAATTGCAACAGAGCCTTCTTTCATTGATAAAATTGGTTTTAGTTTGGCTTTTTCATACTCTTGCATACTTCCATGCCAACTTATATGATCTGGTGTAATTGGTAATAAAATATATACATTAGGCGAAGCAAACTTTGTATAATGAAGCGTAAAGGAACTTGTTTCTAAAATCCATATTTTTGCATTTTTATTTAGCGTAGCAAGCGGATTTCCTACATTTCCGCCTATATCTGAGCCATATTTTTCTAGTAAAAATTGAGCCATTTTTGTCGTAGTTGTTTTGCCGTTTGTTCCACTTATCCATACGCTTGTAGGCATAATATCTTTAAAATAATCATATTCACTTATTAAATTTTTAGCATTTTTAACCAAATTATGAGTAGGCGGAAATCCTGGACTTGGAATTTCGAGGTTACTTTTTGACGCGTCAAATTTATCTGTTGGCAAAAGTAAATTTCCATATTCGTCTTGTGAAATTTCCTTAAACTTATCATCATAAATATCCCACCCGCCAGTTTTTGCGAGTGCTTTTGTAGTTAGTGCGTATCCAAATAGTGATTTTTTCATTATCTAAGCTTTAATGCAGTAAGTGCAACTAAATTTGCAAGTAGGGCAATTAGCCAAAATCTAATTATAATTTTGTTTTCAACCCAACCTTTTATCTCAAAATGATGATGTATTGGAGCCATTAAAAATATACGCTTTTTAAATATTTTAAAGCTTCCAACTTGCAATATTACAGAAACCGTTTCCATTACAAAAACAAATCCTATAATTATTAGCAAAAACTCATTTTTACTCATAATACCAACAAGTCCTATGAATGAACCCATACTAAGACTTCCGCTATCCCCCATAAAAACCTCAGCTGGATAGCAATTAAACCATAAAAATCCTATCAAAGCACCCATTAATGCACAAGTAACTATGATAACCTCTCCAAGTCCTTGAATACTTGGCAAAAATAGATAATTGCTAAAAACTATGTGTCCACTAAGATATGAAAATACACTTAGGCTTAAAAGTGCAAATATACTAGGAACCGTTGCAAGTCCATCAAGTCCATCTGTTAAATTTACAGCGTTTGAACTTGCAACTATTACAACTACCCAAAAAACAATTGAAAAAAATTCCATATTTAGGATTGGGTATTTGTAAAATGGCACAAAAAGTTCCGTATTTGCACCATTTGCAAACAGCACAATACTTATTACAAAAGCAAAAAGTATTTGAAGTGTAAATTTACCTTTTGGTGTTAATCCAGCGTGATTAATGTTTTTTATTATCTTATTATAATCATCAATGAAACCTATAGAACAAAATAAAAATAGACATAAAATAGAAGATATTACATAAAAATTATCAAGTCTTGCACAAAGCAAACTAGCAACTATGGTTGAAAATATAAAAACAAGTCCGCCCATAGTTGGAGTTTTATTTTTTGTTTGGTGTGATTTTGGTGCAAGTTCATATATAGGCTGATCTGCATGTTTTTGTTTTGCCCATCTTATAAA contains:
- the glmU gene encoding bifunctional UDP-N-acetylglucosamine diphosphorylase/glucosamine-1-phosphate N-acetyltransferase GlmU — translated: MSDVCVVILAAGFGTRMKSNKAKVLFEISGKPMIYHVIQRSYEISNDISVILNYQFDEIKELVLKEFPNIKIYRQNVDEFPGTAGALFDVKLDRKKTLILCGDMPLIQSDDLKKLISEDCDIALSTFEAQDPFGYGRVISKNGEIECIVEQKDASDEQKMVKAVNAGCYCFNTQVLKQILPKIDNKNAQNEYYLTDSIKIAKNMGLKCVAVNVAERNFMGINDKFALSQAENIMQDMIKEKLMKNGVYMRLPQTIYIDSRAKFEGECTLEENVSIIGKSVIKNSIIKSSSVIEDSIVQSSDIGPMAHLRPGNDVKNTHIGNFVELKKSNLNGVKAGHLSYLGDCDIDSGTNVGCGTITCNYDGKAKYKTSIGKNVFIGSDTQLVAPVSVEDNVLIAAGSTVTQNVKSGCLVISRGRQINKEGFFYKFFGKKDAKK
- the coaBC gene encoding bifunctional phosphopantothenoylcysteine decarboxylase/phosphopantothenate--cysteine ligase CoaBC produces the protein MLKNKKILLCVCGSVSFYKSYEILSALKKLGADVYIMLSDGVLKFANSVSFEALCNHKVLCSHSQNWADGLSHIQYAKMDLVLIAPASANTINRLANGIGGSVFMDTLIAASSVKTIIAPAANNAMLEHFSTKKSLEILKENGIKIIEPVCKTLACGDYGKGALADIEDIIYAVKRAIFEDEFFKDKKVVITGGATYENIDDVRAITNFSSGKMSKALSDAFYTLGANVHFISSAGFKVPYKFTKFKNSFELKTILDRENLQDKDILVMAAAISDYVPKQKFSGKVKKDVFGDKFSLELIKNDDILSNLKVSCKKIGFKMEVDEKTAKQNAKDMLKNKNLDAVCLNILNDNVKFGSDSTQIEFITPTNSTLLNYDTKENIALKIANLVKNL
- the uppS gene encoding polyprenyl diphosphate synthase; this translates as MNTLKHLAIIMDGNGRWAKQRSLMRINGHEKGAEVVDDIATYCAKNGIQTLSLYAFSTENWKRPKNEVDFLMKLLKKFIIKQREKLIKNDIKFDTIGDISVFDSDLLNEILNLKELTKKGASLNLVLALNYGGRDEIVRACKKLVLANDEINEENISKSIDSASYGDVDLLIRTGGEIRLSNFMLWEASYAELEFTDTFWPDFNSKELDIIIKKFEKKHRRFGGL
- a CDS encoding prepilin peptidase, with amino-acid sequence MIWVLFFIFGAVIGSFGNVLIYRIPLKQSVVFPASHCLKCNKKLKFYHNIPIISWIFLRGKCAFCKNKISFVYPLVEFVSGILMVLAYFYVYEIFNSFMLGVCFIILFCLSIIDFKIKMVPENLLLFAYVFAILSNYDRDLIAYHLINLNLYGTFFVDSLILAGAIIIIKTIVSVIKNRGKIYDNIEVMGDADTIIIAIIGAILGIKMGIIAIILACIFMLPFFMYFILVKKQSDIELAMIPFLFLGLIFTYIFKSEIINLISLYYNYIQNL
- a CDS encoding LptF/LptG family permease — protein: MNRVNRYLLTNFLSSFASLFATLFIIVSIVFFIQISRITSYVSITFFELARLYMFLLPQILLFTIPISFFVSLAISFFKLSKENESIVIFTLGYPTRQIGKFFAILSTFVSILLLGTSLIMIPIAEELSDNFIGHKLNDAQLNIKASQFGQKFSDWMVYIENQSMDQNTTVYENLILYNPKNSDSNDRVLMAKTGYINNFNGTIELKLIDGYSYDIASNVIHATKFDNMIIRSKQKDNSKEIVSIVDYWKQALNDDKRKKDFTINVLVSIFPLASVYFALTFGIVTYRYEKGFIYFGIFGVLFCYFAALMILVKQPFIAIPLIFIVTLLASIFSFKIKILSRY
- the truA gene encoding tRNA pseudouridine(38-40) synthase TruA is translated as MKFLFIYSYDGSEFCGSQRQPHKNSVENYLQEALCHVGIFDKVVSSSRTDKGVHALNQCSAVSCKNDYFNDKKRLCELINRHLHPKMHIKKIILVDDNFNVRFDAIARSYRYVINHSEFSPFLSKYCHFMPKFDIEKLNDILQVFVGEHDFKNYMKTGSDAKSSVRTVYFARVFRKDNLSIITFKANGFLRSQIRLMLSNSFKALNDGKIIENSYKLQAYTRIPFSPNGLYLNKIFYNNFLNKSFFTDIDIN
- the murD gene encoding UDP-N-acetylmuramoyl-L-alanine--D-glutamate ligase, translating into MKKSLFGYALTTKALAKTGGWDIYDDKFKEISQDEYGNLLLPTDKFDASKSNLEIPSPGFPPTHNLVKNAKNLISEYDYFKDIMPTSVWISGTNGKTTTTKMAQFLLEKYGSDIGGNVGNPLATLNKNAKIWILETSSFTLHYTKFASPNVYILLPITPDHISWHGSMQEYEKAKLKPILSMKEGSVAILPKKYKGIESLAQILYYEDEKDLEKICGVESKNLIFKTPFLMDALMALCIEKIFFDKADFEFLNNFIIEPNKLEEIYDKFGRLWVNDTKATNIDAALQAFKRYNEFKIHAIIGGDDKGVDLSKIFEILSKQNAVIYAIGSNTNKIMDLSAKFNLKAFKCEFLDIAVNEISKNMKKENEVGLLSPACASLDQFSSYAQRGDEFKKFINLI
- the mraY gene encoding phospho-N-acetylmuramoyl-pentapeptide-transferase translates to MFYYLYTFLNINLFQYTTVRAGFAFFIAFVFTIFFMPKFIRWAKQKHADQPIYELAPKSHQTKNKTPTMGGLVFIFSTIVASLLCARLDNFYVISSILCLFLFCSIGFIDDYNKIIKNINHAGLTPKGKFTLQILFAFVISIVLFANGANTELFVPFYKYPILNMEFFSIVFWVVVIVASSNAVNLTDGLDGLATVPSIFALLSLSVFSYLSGHIVFSNYLFLPSIQGLGEVIIVTCALMGALIGFLWFNCYPAEVFMGDSGSLSMGSFIGLVGIMSKNEFLLIIIGFVFVMETVSVILQVGSFKIFKKRIFLMAPIHHHFEIKGWVENKIIIRFWLIALLANLVALTALKLR